One stretch of Dehalococcoidia bacterium DNA includes these proteins:
- a CDS encoding cyclic nucleotide-binding domain-containing protein, with translation MDKIEVLRKAAERWTKSVSLPMATDDQIQALAGLCTQVEYEAGKIIEMAGAEAKKFYVIGEGLVSISIDLGRGHERKIQTASRYEVVGWSALVPPYRYRSTITAVEKTKMLVFNGQDLRKLHRKNPALAYALYVGLTEVLAERLHNTFLQLADITS, from the coding sequence GTGGACAAAATTGAAGTCTTGAGAAAGGCAGCGGAACGCTGGACCAAGTCTGTTTCATTACCGATGGCTACAGATGACCAGATTCAGGCTCTGGCTGGTCTTTGTACCCAGGTCGAGTATGAAGCCGGGAAGATCATTGAAATGGCGGGAGCCGAGGCGAAGAAGTTCTATGTTATTGGAGAGGGACTGGTATCCATCAGCATCGACCTGGGAAGGGGCCACGAGCGAAAGATTCAAACCGCTTCCCGTTATGAAGTCGTTGGCTGGTCGGCGCTGGTGCCGCCATATCGTTACCGCTCCACCATAACCGCTGTAGAGAAAACCAAGATGCTGGTTTTCAACGGACAGGACCTGCGCAAATTGCACCGCAAGAATCCTGCCTTGGCCTATGCCTTATATGTGGGCTTGACCGAGGTCCTTGCGGAGAGGCTGCACAACACGTTTCTGCAGCTTGCAGATATCACCTCCTAA